One Nocardioidaceae bacterium SCSIO 66511 genomic window carries:
- a CDS encoding Xaa-Pro peptidase family protein translates to MPAQHESRRARLATTLQERELAAALVTDLVNVRYLTGFTGSNGAVLVHADGRTAFVSDGRYTDQAAAECPDVDRYTDRDLAGTLLAHAKLESGAQLGAETHALSVDDFEVLTQLVTDHGLGVASLRRVVEGLRVVKDATEIAALTEACAISTRALEGLLAGPLAGRTETEIARDLEWRMFEHGAEAVGFDTIVASGPNSAIPHHSPTGRVVERGDLLKIDFGARYDGYHADCTRTVTIGAAADWQREIHAAVRAAQQKGVDTLVAGNPIADADALPREVLDEAGYLDRFTTGIGHGVGLVIHEDPFIRKTNAGTLLARTPITMEPGIYLPGRGGVRIEDTLVVEDGAPTILTTMTKELQEIG, encoded by the coding sequence ATGCCTGCCCAACACGAGAGTCGCCGTGCCCGGCTCGCCACGACCCTGCAGGAGCGCGAGCTCGCTGCCGCGCTGGTCACCGATCTCGTCAACGTCCGCTACCTGACCGGCTTCACGGGGTCCAACGGCGCAGTTCTGGTGCATGCGGACGGTCGTACGGCCTTCGTCTCCGACGGCCGCTACACCGATCAGGCGGCGGCCGAGTGTCCCGATGTCGATCGCTACACCGACCGCGACCTCGCCGGGACCCTGCTCGCACACGCGAAACTCGAGTCCGGTGCGCAGCTCGGCGCCGAGACGCATGCGCTGTCCGTCGACGACTTCGAGGTGTTGACGCAGCTCGTCACCGACCACGGGCTCGGAGTGGCGTCGCTGCGTCGCGTCGTCGAAGGCCTCCGGGTGGTCAAGGACGCCACCGAGATCGCAGCGCTCACCGAAGCCTGTGCGATCTCGACTCGTGCGCTCGAAGGCCTGCTCGCCGGCCCGCTTGCCGGGCGTACCGAGACCGAGATCGCGCGCGACCTCGAATGGCGGATGTTCGAACACGGCGCGGAGGCGGTCGGCTTCGACACGATCGTCGCATCCGGGCCGAACTCCGCGATTCCGCACCACAGCCCGACCGGCCGCGTCGTCGAGCGCGGCGATCTGCTCAAGATCGACTTCGGTGCGCGCTACGACGGCTACCACGCCGACTGCACGCGTACGGTCACCATCGGTGCCGCAGCAGACTGGCAGCGCGAGATTCACGCCGCCGTACGCGCCGCGCAGCAGAAGGGCGTCGACACCCTGGTGGCGGGCAATCCGATCGCCGACGCCGACGCTCTCCCGCGTGAGGTGCTCGACGAAGCCGGCTACCTGGATCGCTTCACGACGGGTATCGGCCACGGCGTCGGGCTGGTGATTCACGAGGACCCGTTCATCCGCAAGACCAACGCCGGTACACTTCTTGCTCGCACCCCCATCACGATGGAGCCCGGCATCTACCTGCCCGGCCGCGGGGGAGTGCGCATCGAAGACACCCTCGTCGTCGAGGACGGTGCGCCCACCATCCTGACGACCATGACCAAGGAACTGCAGGAGATCGGCTGA
- the efp gene encoding elongation factor P, whose protein sequence is MATTNDLKNGMVLNLDGQLWAVLWFQHHKPGKGGAVVRTKLKNVLSGKIVDKTFNADVKVDTASVDKRDMQFLYHDGDAYVFMDTETYEQLNIPADTVGEAANFLLDNQEAVVSVHDGQPLFIDLPASVELTIEYTEPGLQGDRSSGGTKPARLETGYETQVPLFISQGERVKIDTRDGSYLGRVSS, encoded by the coding sequence ATGGCAACGACGAACGACCTCAAGAACGGCATGGTGCTGAACCTCGACGGGCAGCTCTGGGCGGTTCTGTGGTTCCAGCATCACAAGCCCGGCAAGGGCGGCGCCGTTGTGCGTACCAAGCTGAAGAACGTGCTGTCGGGCAAGATAGTCGACAAGACCTTCAACGCCGACGTCAAGGTCGACACGGCGAGCGTCGACAAGCGGGATATGCAGTTCCTGTACCACGACGGCGACGCGTACGTGTTCATGGACACCGAGACGTACGAGCAGCTGAACATCCCGGCCGACACCGTCGGCGAGGCCGCGAACTTCCTGCTGGACAACCAGGAGGCGGTCGTCTCGGTGCATGACGGCCAGCCGCTGTTCATCGACCTGCCCGCGTCGGTCGAGCTGACCATCGAGTACACCGAGCCCGGCCTGCAGGGCGACCGCTCGAGCGGCGGAACGAAGCCGGCCCGGCTCGAGACCGGATACGAGACCCAGGTGCCGCTGTTCATCAGCCAGGGCGAGCGGGTCAAGATCGACACCCGCGACGGCAGCTACCTCGGCCGCGTCAGTAGTTAA
- the nusB gene encoding transcription antitermination factor NusB, which yields MAARTKARKRALDILYECELRSVSLGSTLAERIAEGEPPVNPYTVTLVEGVAEHQERLDGLIAEHAVGWTLARMPAVDRNLLRIGAYEILYADDVPDGVAVSEAVALAKDLSTDESPGFVNGLLAQLVKVKPTLPA from the coding sequence ATGGCTGCTCGTACGAAGGCCCGAAAGCGCGCACTCGACATCTTGTACGAGTGCGAGCTGCGCAGTGTCTCGCTCGGCTCGACACTCGCCGAGCGGATCGCCGAGGGCGAGCCGCCGGTCAACCCGTACACCGTCACGCTCGTCGAGGGCGTCGCCGAGCATCAGGAACGCCTTGACGGGCTGATCGCCGAGCACGCCGTCGGCTGGACGCTCGCGCGGATGCCCGCCGTCGACCGCAACCTGCTGCGCATCGGCGCGTACGAGATCCTCTACGCCGACGACGTACCCGATGGCGTCGCGGTCAGCGAGGCCGTCGCACTCGCCAAGGACCTCTCCACCGACGAGTCACCCGGCTTCGTCAACGGTCTGCTCGCGCAGCTGGTGAAGGTGAAGCCCACCCTTCCGGCCTAG
- a CDS encoding ABC transporter permease — protein sequence MGSYWDFARDEGSDFVFACYQHVSYVVQSLLLGLVIALVIAVLAYRSRMWTGFVNASSAMGLTLPSFALFGLMIGIIGVGVTPSVIVLVFYGTLPILRNAVVGLHGVDPGLIESARGMGMSPLTALLRLQLPMAWPVIMTGVRVSAQMMMGVAAIAAYVGGPGLGGYIFTGLSRLGGANATEQVVDATVAIIILAIVLDLVLGLIARLTTSRGIRV from the coding sequence ATGGGCAGCTACTGGGATTTTGCGCGGGATGAAGGTTCTGATTTCGTCTTCGCCTGCTACCAGCATGTGAGTTATGTCGTTCAGTCGCTGCTATTAGGTCTGGTTATCGCGCTGGTGATCGCGGTCTTGGCGTACCGCTCCCGGATGTGGACCGGCTTCGTCAATGCGTCCAGCGCCATGGGACTCACGCTCCCTTCGTTTGCGCTGTTCGGCCTGATGATCGGCATTATCGGCGTCGGGGTCACCCCGTCGGTGATCGTTCTGGTGTTCTACGGGACGCTTCCGATTCTGCGCAATGCGGTCGTCGGCCTGCACGGTGTCGATCCGGGCCTCATCGAATCTGCGCGCGGCATGGGCATGTCGCCGTTGACCGCGTTGCTGCGTCTACAGCTCCCTATGGCCTGGCCGGTCATCATGACGGGGGTCCGCGTCTCTGCCCAGATGATGATGGGCGTAGCGGCAATTGCTGCCTATGTCGGCGGTCCTGGGCTCGGTGGATACATCTTCACCGGGCTGTCACGACTCGGCGGCGCAAACGCCACCGAACAGGTCGTCGACGCGACAGTTGCGATCATCATCCTTGCCATCGTCCTTGATCTCGTGCTCGGTCTCATTGCACGGCTGACAACCTCGAGGGGTATTCGTGTCTGA
- a CDS encoding betaine/proline/choline family ABC transporter ATP-binding protein (Members of the family are the ATP-binding subunit of ABC transporters for substrates such as betaine, L-proline or other amino acids, choline, carnitine, etc. The substrate specificity is best determined from the substrate-binding subunit, rather than this subunit, as it interacts with the permease subunit and not with substrate directly.) yields the protein MRLENVTKRYRGQDAAAVDDVTIEIPAGEIVMLVGPSGCGKTTTMKMINRLIEPTDGRILIGDEDVTNKDPDELRRRIGYVIQGAGLFPHYTVGDNIGLVPKLLKWDSATVRARVDEMLELVSLDPDQYRDRYPRELSGGQQQRVGVARALAADPPVLLMDEPFGAVDPITRQRLQDELLSLQEELRKTIVFVTHDFDEAVKLGDRIAILDVGSEIVQYDTPDQILTNPASEFVESFIGHGAALKQLTLTRVRDVELHDAATAHQGDDPKSAADRAREIGREHVLVLDDRERPQRWVSLRDLDAGGGIARVARDRDLDVVSGASTLNDALDVMLTSSHGVVVVTGSRNRYQGVVRVETIMEAMSTIQTTSGGSSESTASAEA from the coding sequence ATTCGACTGGAGAACGTCACCAAGCGCTACCGGGGCCAGGACGCAGCTGCTGTCGACGATGTGACGATAGAGATCCCCGCCGGTGAGATCGTGATGCTGGTCGGCCCGTCCGGCTGCGGCAAAACGACCACGATGAAGATGATCAACCGGTTGATCGAGCCCACCGACGGACGGATCCTGATCGGCGACGAGGATGTCACGAACAAGGACCCGGACGAACTGCGCCGCCGGATCGGCTACGTGATCCAAGGCGCTGGGCTGTTTCCCCATTACACGGTGGGAGACAACATCGGGCTCGTCCCTAAACTGCTGAAGTGGGACTCCGCGACGGTACGTGCGCGCGTCGACGAGATGCTCGAGCTCGTCTCGCTGGACCCAGACCAGTATCGCGACCGCTACCCGCGTGAGTTGTCCGGTGGTCAGCAGCAGCGTGTAGGTGTTGCACGCGCACTCGCGGCTGATCCGCCGGTGCTGCTCATGGATGAGCCGTTCGGTGCGGTCGACCCGATCACGCGGCAGCGGCTCCAGGATGAGTTGCTCAGTCTGCAAGAAGAGCTGCGAAAGACGATTGTCTTCGTCACCCACGACTTCGACGAGGCTGTGAAGCTCGGCGATCGGATCGCGATCCTGGATGTCGGGTCGGAGATCGTCCAGTACGACACTCCCGACCAGATCCTGACCAATCCGGCGTCGGAGTTCGTCGAGAGCTTCATTGGACACGGCGCTGCGCTCAAGCAGCTGACCCTGACCCGGGTCCGCGACGTCGAGTTGCACGACGCAGCGACGGCTCACCAGGGTGACGATCCGAAATCCGCCGCGGACCGTGCTCGAGAGATCGGCCGGGAACACGTCCTCGTGTTGGACGATCGCGAGCGACCGCAACGGTGGGTGTCGTTGCGCGACCTCGACGCGGGCGGGGGGATCGCACGTGTGGCGCGGGACCGAGACCTCGACGTCGTATCCGGCGCTTCTACGCTGAACGACGCCCTCGACGTCATGCTGACCTCGAGCCACGGAGTCGTTGTGGTGACCGGGAGCCGCAACCGCTATCAGGGAGTTGTCCGGGTCGAGACGATCATGGAAGCAATGAGCACGATCCAGACGACCAGCGGCGGGTCGTCGGAGTCCACGGCATCCGCGGAGGCGTGA
- a CDS encoding ABC transporter permease, which yields MSATQQIDMEGEQQHAAAVDVDKPGIARWFVQPVLAVGLVAGVLIYTEVGDISGQEKRSLEVPHLLDLLGEHIWISFVATVLVCVIAIPVGILLTRGPMRRYRDPILAVAGFGQATPVIGLIVIAWMILGTSKSFEAAILSLTVYGVLPIIANTVAGLNGVDSRVVESSRGMGMSGIATLLRVEIPLALPVIVAGMRTALVLMIGAASLVALIGAGGLGEPIDIGIKRQQDTVLICGALLICALALFVDWLAHLIEMVAAPKGV from the coding sequence ATGAGTGCGACGCAGCAGATCGATATGGAGGGGGAGCAGCAACACGCGGCTGCGGTCGACGTCGACAAACCCGGGATCGCCCGTTGGTTCGTGCAACCGGTGCTCGCTGTCGGACTGGTTGCCGGGGTGCTCATCTACACCGAAGTAGGCGACATCTCCGGGCAGGAGAAGCGGTCACTGGAGGTTCCCCACCTGCTGGACCTCCTTGGCGAGCACATCTGGATCAGCTTCGTCGCGACCGTGCTCGTGTGCGTCATCGCCATCCCAGTCGGCATCCTGTTGACTCGCGGACCGATGCGACGCTACCGAGATCCGATTCTCGCGGTAGCGGGGTTCGGTCAGGCGACTCCGGTCATCGGGCTGATCGTGATCGCCTGGATGATCCTCGGCACCTCCAAGTCGTTTGAGGCCGCGATCCTCTCCCTTACGGTTTACGGAGTCTTGCCGATCATCGCGAACACGGTCGCCGGCCTCAACGGAGTGGATTCACGCGTGGTCGAGTCCAGCCGTGGCATGGGTATGTCCGGCATCGCAACCCTCCTCAGAGTGGAGATTCCGCTCGCGCTACCGGTGATCGTTGCGGGTATGCGTACGGCGCTGGTTCTCATGATCGGCGCGGCCTCTCTGGTGGCGCTGATCGGCGCGGGCGGTCTCGGTGAGCCGATCGATATCGGCATCAAGCGCCAACAGGACACCGTGCTGATCTGCGGGGCGCTCCTGATCTGCGCTCTCGCTCTGTTTGTCGACTGGCTGGCACACCTGATCGAGATGGTCGCCGCGCCGAAGGGAGTATGA
- a CDS encoding glycine betaine ABC transporter substrate-binding protein, producing MTRSRVRSSLAAVVLCCAPLLAACGLEPATSGVETADPGSVKHYDSLDGVPITVGAKDFTEQIVFGNLISTVLSTAGADVTNRSNTAGSATVRKALLSGEFDITPEYTGTGWITYLGHPKPIPDEKKQWQAVADEDKQKNDLIWLPPAPMNNTYAFAMGPDAAEKLGISTLSEMADLPKEDLTFCVDSEFASRDDGFVPMLEHYGLKESDVSSNNYGVGQIYQATAEGTCNFGEVFTTDGRIQALDLTVLEDDKSFFPLYNMTEVVNGELLRKHPEIEEIFAQINPKLTNETMQELNGRVDVDGEDPADVALDWLRDEGFVK from the coding sequence GTGACGCGCTCACGAGTCCGCAGCAGTTTGGCCGCCGTCGTGCTGTGTTGTGCGCCGCTTCTCGCAGCCTGTGGCCTGGAGCCCGCAACGAGCGGCGTGGAGACCGCCGACCCCGGCAGTGTCAAGCACTACGACTCACTCGATGGAGTACCCATCACCGTGGGTGCGAAGGACTTCACCGAGCAGATCGTGTTCGGCAACTTGATCTCGACGGTGCTGTCGACTGCCGGTGCCGACGTGACGAACCGGAGCAACACGGCTGGCAGCGCGACAGTACGGAAAGCGTTGTTGTCCGGGGAGTTCGACATCACGCCCGAGTACACCGGTACCGGTTGGATCACCTACCTCGGACACCCGAAGCCGATCCCTGACGAGAAGAAGCAGTGGCAGGCGGTCGCCGATGAGGACAAGCAGAAGAACGATCTCATCTGGCTTCCTCCGGCACCGATGAACAACACGTACGCATTCGCAATGGGGCCGGATGCCGCCGAAAAACTAGGAATATCGACGTTGTCGGAGATGGCGGACCTGCCGAAGGAGGATCTGACATTCTGCGTCGATTCCGAGTTCGCGAGCCGCGACGATGGATTCGTGCCGATGCTCGAGCACTACGGACTCAAGGAGTCCGATGTGTCATCGAACAACTACGGCGTCGGCCAGATCTATCAAGCAACGGCCGAGGGAACCTGCAACTTCGGCGAGGTGTTCACCACCGATGGTCGAATCCAAGCCCTGGATCTGACCGTGCTCGAGGACGACAAGAGTTTCTTCCCGTTGTACAACATGACCGAAGTTGTCAATGGTGAACTGCTGCGGAAGCATCCGGAGATCGAAGAGATCTTCGCCCAGATCAATCCGAAACTGACCAACGAGACGATGCAAGAGCTCAATGGGCGAGTAGACGTCGACGGCGAGGATCCGGCTGACGTCGCACTGGACTGGCTCAGGGACGAGGGATTCGTCAAGTAG
- a CDS encoding transcriptional regulator translates to MEYAKALGSRLRAIRQQQGLSLQGVEQKSGGRWKAVVIGSYERGDRAVTVQRLSELADFYGVPIEHFLPEVDENQHGSPDGASRLVIDLERLKEIRAVEGAPLARYISTIQSQRGDYNGRVLSIREDDLRNLSIIYDEDPDDLARKFTDWGVVRPSE, encoded by the coding sequence ATGGAATACGCCAAGGCGCTAGGGAGTCGACTGCGCGCAATCCGTCAGCAGCAAGGTCTCTCGCTTCAAGGCGTTGAGCAAAAGTCAGGCGGCCGCTGGAAAGCGGTGGTCATCGGCTCGTACGAACGCGGTGACCGCGCCGTGACCGTACAGCGCCTTTCCGAACTCGCCGATTTCTACGGTGTTCCAATCGAGCACTTTCTCCCCGAAGTCGATGAAAACCAGCACGGCTCCCCCGACGGTGCCTCGCGGCTGGTCATCGATCTGGAGCGGCTCAAGGAGATCCGCGCCGTCGAGGGCGCACCGCTCGCCCGGTACATCTCGACCATCCAGTCGCAGCGCGGCGACTACAACGGCCGCGTACTCTCCATCCGCGAGGACGACCTGCGCAACCTGTCGATCATCTACGACGAGGATCCCGATGACCTCGCCCGCAAGTTCACCGACTGGGGCGTTGTGCGGCCGTCGGAGTAA
- the pyrR gene encoding bifunctional pyr operon transcriptional regulator/uracil phosphoribosyltransferase PyrR produces MSSRTPDTAAPTARTVLDDRDISRALTRITHEILERNRDASDLVILGIPRRGVPLAARIAGRIHEVEGIEMPYGSLDITMYRDDLRMRPARALEHTDIPARGIDDAVVVLVDDVLFSGRTIRSALDALNDLGRPKAVQLAVLVDRGHRELPIRADFVGKNLPTSLAENVRVHLAESDGEDAVVIATTTPGADA; encoded by the coding sequence GTGTCATCACGCACCCCTGATACGGCTGCGCCGACGGCGCGCACGGTCCTCGACGACCGAGATATCTCCCGCGCACTGACGCGCATCACCCACGAGATCCTCGAACGCAACCGCGATGCGTCCGATCTCGTCATCCTCGGCATCCCACGCCGCGGCGTACCGCTGGCCGCCCGCATCGCCGGCCGGATACATGAGGTCGAGGGCATCGAGATGCCGTACGGCTCGCTCGACATCACGATGTATCGCGACGACCTGCGAATGCGTCCGGCGCGGGCACTCGAGCACACCGACATACCCGCCCGCGGCATCGACGACGCGGTCGTCGTCCTCGTCGACGACGTGCTGTTCAGCGGTCGTACGATCCGGTCGGCCCTCGATGCACTGAACGACCTCGGCCGACCCAAGGCAGTCCAACTCGCGGTCCTCGTCGACCGCGGCCACCGCGAGCTGCCGATCCGGGCAGACTTCGTGGGCAAGAACCTCCCGACCTCGTTGGCCGAGAACGTCCGCGTACACCTTGCGGAGAGTGACGGTGAGGACGCGGTCGTGATTGCGACCACAACGCCGGGGGCCGACGCATGA
- a CDS encoding aspartate carbamoyltransferase catalytic subunit, whose protein sequence is MIRHLLSAGDLSRDDATAVLDTAQEMLSVASRPIKKLPTLRGRTVVNLFFEDSTRTRISFEAAAKRLSADVINFSAKGSSVSKGESLKDTALTLQAMGADAVVVRHHGSGAPHRLANAEWINGAIVNAGDGTHEHPTQALLDAFTMRQHLGALDGKNVTIVGDVLHSRVARSNALLLDTLGANVTLVAPPTLLPVGVDSWPVETSYDLDDALEKADGVMMLRVQRERMNAAFFPSAREYSRRYGLDSRRMARLPEHAIVMHPGPMNRGMEITADVADSDRSVIVEQVTNGVAIRMAVLYLLLSGERDRAHSEERTGEAGADD, encoded by the coding sequence ATGATCCGCCATCTACTCAGCGCCGGCGACCTCAGTCGCGACGACGCGACTGCCGTGCTCGACACCGCGCAGGAGATGCTGTCGGTCGCGAGTCGGCCGATCAAGAAGCTACCCACCCTGCGCGGGCGTACGGTCGTGAATCTCTTCTTCGAGGACTCCACCCGTACGCGAATCTCCTTCGAGGCGGCCGCGAAACGGCTGTCGGCCGATGTCATCAACTTCTCGGCCAAAGGTTCGAGCGTGTCCAAAGGCGAGAGTCTCAAAGACACCGCGCTCACCCTGCAGGCGATGGGCGCCGATGCCGTCGTCGTACGCCACCACGGCTCCGGCGCACCGCACCGGCTCGCGAACGCCGAGTGGATCAACGGTGCCATCGTCAACGCGGGCGACGGAACCCATGAGCATCCGACCCAGGCGCTCCTCGATGCGTTCACGATGCGTCAGCACCTCGGCGCGCTCGACGGCAAGAACGTCACCATCGTCGGCGACGTTCTGCACTCGCGGGTCGCACGCTCCAACGCGTTGCTGCTCGACACACTCGGTGCCAACGTCACCTTGGTTGCGCCACCGACGCTGCTGCCCGTCGGCGTCGACAGCTGGCCCGTCGAGACGTCGTACGACCTCGACGATGCGCTGGAGAAGGCCGACGGCGTGATGATGCTGCGGGTTCAGCGGGAGCGGATGAACGCCGCCTTCTTCCCGAGCGCACGGGAGTACAGCCGGCGGTACGGCCTCGACTCGCGCCGCATGGCGCGGCTACCCGAGCACGCCATTGTCATGCACCCCGGTCCGATGAACCGCGGTATGGAGATCACCGCCGACGTCGCGGACTCCGACCGTTCGGTGATCGTCGAGCAGGTGACCAACGGCGTCGCGATCCGGATGGCCGTCTTGTACCTGCTACTGAGCGGTGAGCGCGATCGAGCACACAGCGAAGAACGAACCGGGGAGGCCGGCGCCGATGACTGA